From a single Thermothielavioides terrestris NRRL 8126 chromosome 3, complete sequence genomic region:
- a CDS encoding glycoside hydrolase family 5 protein (CAZy_ID 269669), whose amino-acid sequence MKPVLALLSLASLSAAAPNSSPFAQDELSRRADWPNGPFVTSGRWILDASGKNVTYAGANWPGHADVMIPEGLQYQSIESIVQKIKSLGMNAVRLTFAIQMVDEIYANGGNDITIQKAFVQALGQANGTRVLNQVLAKNPQFSATTTRLQVFDAVAAELAKQQIYLHLDNHVSKAMWCCSSTDGNSWWGDTYFSVANWTRGLAYMANHGKSWPALTSMGLRNEPREPTNNAALDRSSYNWQSWYEYMRQGAAAVHAANPAPLIFLSGLSFDTFLTPVVQGTALTPGSAVFSRADFPGYADKLVLELHNYENSIGSCASLQSNLLRDGFQALQGGSGINVFPVMMTEFGFQMDASTWRGVYASCLASFLPAQKAGWLIWVLAGSYYIRSGIQDYEEGWGLLNHDWSAWRSPSYVDGALKTMVRNTLS is encoded by the exons ATGAAGCCCGTACTCGCGCTGTTGTCACTGGCCAGCCTCAGTGCTGCTGCCCCAAATTCTTCACCCTTCGCGCAGGATGAACTGTCCAGGCGCGCGGACTGGCCCAACGGCCCCTTCGTCACCTCCGGCCGTTGGATCCTCGACGCCTCCGGCAAGAACGTGACGTACGCCGGCGCGAACTGGCCGGGACACGCCGACGTCATGATTCCCGAGGGCCTGCAGTACCAGTCCATCGAGAGCATCGTGCAAAAGATCAAGAGCCTCGGCATGAACGCGGTGCGCCTGACCTTCGCGATCCAGATGGTCGACGAGATCTacgccaacggcggcaacgACATCACCATCCAGAAGGCGTTCGTGCAGGCGCTCGGCCAGGCCAACGGCACGCGCGTGCTCAACCAGGTGCTGGCCAAGAACCCGCAGTTCAGCGCGACCACCACGCGGCTGCAGGtcttcgacgccgtcgccgccgagctcgccaagcAGCAGATCTACCTCCACCTCGACAACCACGTCTCCAAGGCCATGTGGTGCTGCTCCAGCACCGACGGCAACAGCTGGTGGGGGGACACCTACTTCTCCGTGGCCAACTGGACCCGCGGGCTGGCCTACATGGCGAACCAC GGCAAATCCTGGCCGGCGCTGACGTCGATGGGCCTGCGCAACGAGCCGCGCGAGCCGACCAACAACGCGGCGCTCGACCGGTCGTCGTACAACTGGCAGAGCTGGTACGAGTACATGCGGCAAGGTGCCGCAGCCGTGCACGCGGCGAACCCGGCGCCGCTGATCTTCCTGTCGGGCCTGTCGTTCGACACGTTCCTGACGCCCGTGGTGCAGGGCACGGCGCTGACGCCGGGCTCCGCCGTCTTCAGCCGCGCCGACTTCCCGGGTTACGCCGACAAGCTCGTGCTCGAGCTGCACAACTACGAGAACAGCAtcggcagctgcgccagccTGCAGAGCAACCTGCTCCGGGACGGCTTCCAGGCCCTGCAGGGCGGGAGCGGGATTAATGTCTTCCCCGTCATGATGACTGAGTTTGGGTTCCAGATGGACGCCAGCACCTGGAGGGGCGTGTACGCCAGCTGCTTGGCCAGCTTCCTGCCGGCGCAGAAGGCCGGGTGGCTGATCTGGGTGCTGGCGGGCAGCTACTACATCCGGTCGGGGATTCAGGACTACGAGGAGGGCTGGGGCCTGCTGAACCACGACTGGAGTGCGTGGCGGAGTCCGTCGTATGTGGACGGCGCGCTGAAAACGATGGTTAGAAATACGCTGAGTTGA